The Chanos chanos chromosome 3, fChaCha1.1, whole genome shotgun sequence genome segment CTCACGCATCAGAGTGGTGACGTTCTTCCTCACATACTCATCTGGATCCTTGAGGCAAACCAGTACAGCCGGGAAGATTTCAGCCTCCACAACCATTTCTGCCAGGTCCACGGAATGCTTTGAGATTTGGCTCAGGGCAGAAAACACTTGTCTCTgcgagggggggaaaaaacgcaGGCGTTTAAAACGGCGAGAAAATAAAAACGACCCCTGACCCGGCAGTTTCATCTAAAGGCAGGGCCTCCATACTTTAATGTTTGCCTTTATCAAAAGGAGTTCCCTGACCTTAAGTTTGGCGTCTGGATTCAGGATCATCTGTGCCAGATGGGCAACGGCTCCTGTGTCCACCACAGTCTGGGCCAGTTCTGGAGAGTGCTTAGCAATGTCACTGAGTGCGGAGGCAGCTATCCTCTTCAGGGCGATCTCAGGTTCCTGAATACAGAGCACCAACAGAGGAACTGCCCCAGCATCTACCACTGCCTGTGACAGCTCTGAACAGCAAAAGACAGACTTGTGTAAGAACATATAAATATGTTAATTGAACAGTATAAGATGGCACTGTAGCTGAAGAGTAAGAAATTCTATTCCCAGAGGGCTACAGGGTATGCAGGCTTTGGCCAAAAATCAGCAAATTAAGCTGATCTAAATAGTACAATCAGGTGTGATGAATTATGACTGTAACAAAATCCTAAATGAGAGCAGGCCTCAGAAGCAGGGTTGCCTACCCTTGTGTATAGTattacattcattcatacaaAAACAAGGGGGGAAAATAGTAATGACTGTTAATCATCATAGTTGGTCATTTGCCTTACTGAGGGAAGGGGGTGACATTAATAAGAGGGGGGTCCACAACGTTTTACGCGGCCTTACGTCCGTTATGTCGAGCGATGTAGCCAAGCGCCCACGCAGCAGCCTCTTTAACCCCTGGATCAAACTCCTCCAGGGAGGTGACCAGAGCATCCAACGCCCCACAATCCACAACAGCCTGGGCCAGCTCTGGGGAGTGCTTGGCGACAGCCCGCAGAACAAATGCTGCTGCCTTCTTGTAAAAGCGCTAATGAGCAGAGGCAAAATCAAGATTGACTGATCTTCAAGGAACACAAATTACTacataatgacacacacaaaaagaaaacaaaatccatgctgaataaaaaaatctttatgCTAAACAACCGTGGATTGATTCTGGTCATAGATACTTTCCCCGGAATGTTATTGTAGCAGACTCCCCAATGAtggggacatgtcaatcagtggatgGTGAATTAACCACTCAATTTAAATACAAcattcctgttttctttgttgtgggcatgtaaagccctttgagactttaaatagtgatactggtcTCTATataaacttgaactttgaactttaTCGGGATTAAACCAAATAGTGAATAGTAGCAATGGTTTATGTTCCTCTTCTGGAGTTTACAGGAGTTCATATGTAACCAGAAGCCACAAGTTAGAATAAATCCGGAAATGTATGGTGAATGATGCAACATTTTGTGATATCTGTTATCTGACTCAACACAAACCCATGTACAGTTATAAACCAGTATTCCTGCTCTATTAGCATGTGTCAGTACATAGGCTATTGTTCAAGTAAATTTCCAGTTTTAATAGTTTTCATGTTTACCATTTTTCATAATCATGTAACTGTTATTCTAGagttttgtctttgaaaaaaaaaaaaagaaacaataaaacagcatccatttacatttttctctATTTCAAATGAATGATTACATTACCGTGAAAAATGCAGTACAGGTGTGTACATTCAACACCGCAAGGCTAAGCCATTCATTTGAATTAAAGCTGAAGGATTCTGCTCAAGAAAGCCTTACATTCTGCTCAGCCAGGGAATACACAAGCTGAGGCAGAATGTCTCCCTTTACAACTGCCTCAGCCAGGTCATCGTTATAGTTGGCAAGCCTTCCAAGAGCCAGAGCTGCTGTCTGCTGAATAGTTGGGACAACATCCAACAGAAGAGGCCTCAGAAGGGACATTACACCTAAGCCAAGAAGAAAGTGTGCGCGTataggagagaggggagaaaacaaGAGCAGTGGATGCCAAATGACTCCAGAAAAATGAGTCCGATTTTAATTCCTGAACCACAGTAGTTGAGACTTTAACATCTTCAGCTATGTTAGAATAATGACTAATATAAACTACTAGCAATTACATGagtttatgcattttttttcccctttggtgATCAGGATTCATGTGATCTTTTATCAGTCAATGTCAGCTTGCGTgtcttattttaaaaagatttgtttgtttgtttgttttgtttgtttgtttgtttgtttgttttttaacaatgGTGAAATTGACTGGAACACAAGACTGGAAGCATGCTTTTTGTTCACGCTGTTACATCTTAATTTATAACTAATTAACACAAGCAgcatatacagcacattttGGCAAGATGCACCACATGAATACAAGCACTACTCATGGAAAAAAGTGGCTAACACTAATTAGGAAACCTGGTTTGTGATCATAAACTTGCACATTCTAGCATAATATGTagttgcttttaaaaaaaaatctgatttgaaTTCTGAGACAACATAACATGAAAAGAAATCTTCTTTGTCTgcttaaagaaagaaacatttgaATGGTGGTCTTTTACTTGAAAACAAAGaatgaaacaagaaaagaaaagaaaagaaaagaaaagaaaagaaaagaaaagaaaagaaaagaaaagaaatcatctTTTGGAGGGTTTGGATAAATAGGTTTCCTTTTTATCTAAAGTGGAATGACGTCAGAGGTACCAAGGCCCATACCTGTCATAGATATGCAGCACGTTAGTGAGCAAGTTATCGAGGTATCAGTCAGTTACCTGCATTCTGTAGAGTTTCAATGTTTTGTGGCCTGGTTGCAAGCTCAGCAACAGTCTGGACAAACTGTGTTCTTGCTTTCTGGTATTgctcaaacactgcaaatgaAAGGAATGTTCAAGAAAGGCATCgaacatttaaattttaaaaaatccattCGGTCTACCACCCTGCTTTCGGTGCGTGTTTGTTATCAGCTTAATTGGCCGCAGGTATTAAATACAGTGTCCATGTACCTTGCTGTTCCTTCAGTATAAGTAACTGGAGCTGCAGCTCTTTCCACTAAATTAGGAAACGCTCCCTACAACCAGGCTATGGTTGGTACCGATTGTACAATAGTATAAGTGTTTGCAGCTAACCACCTCCACATGTAGATAAATAGCTGAACGGCATTAAGCGAAACTCCTTGGAATGTGGCGGGGCTTAAATGCTTTCTTACTCTGTTGGTGACTCAATCAAAAATTATATAAATTTACTTACCTTGTAAAACGTGTCGCTGACTCATAATTGTAAATGTAGATGAAAGATAAAAGTCGAACCCAAATTATTTGTGAGATCTCTGTGACAACGCGGGGAAAATGTTGATTTATCATTCAAAATACTGCACAAGAGAGTATACCGAAGCTCTAAGTTTGGGTTGGCGTTTGGCTGTTGCCTTGGCAACAAACCGGAAGTAATAACCGCTACGGTACttggtgtgtgctgtgtatgcCGTCTTTGTTAAAGAGATCGTAATTATCTGTCATTCTCTTGACAGTTGTTGATGCCATTTATTCAAATACCTCATCTGCTTCCATGTGCACAAGGATGGTAGGCTACATATAACAGGTTTACAACCACGATAATATTAttctttgaaaattaaaataagcaTACAAGCTGCCAAGGCCAGCAAATAGAGCAGCTGTGAATTAATGCGAACAGCTGCCTCCGCCCGTGTTCTTGGTTGCATATTTAGTAGAATTTCAACTCACAACCGTGGTGGAGAAACATAAGATAGTTGTCGAAGaggaatgttttattttcagtttaaaattaTTAAGGCGTTATGGACACCTTTGACTTCAATGGTTTAAAGGAAACGACTAGTCAAGATTACGAGAATTAATCTATTATGGGCAACTGATAAATTGTAGTCTAACGCTCGATGAACGTGTGCATCAAATAAATTTAATAGGCCACGCTGAAAACTCTGTTTTTGCCAATGTATATAATAGTTTCAGacttcaaaaaacacaaaccttcCCTTGGATTTTTGCAATATACCAGACAATGATAAAACTCGAGTCTGTCTGAATGTATTTCTCTAACAGCACAAACTCTTTAGGCATTTGATTGTTcaactgtttattttctcaGGCTACGTATGTTGGTCACTACATAATGGGGTACTTCATTGTCACAGTAGTGAGTCCCTTGAACTATCATTAATAGGAACAGGCACTTGCTAGTCGAACATTATGAAGACTTGGATCCTCTGTGGAAACATTTTTAgcttttaaattaatttaacgtATGGGTCTTGGTTATTGCTATGAGGGTCAGATTTTGCCAGTTTAAATGGGCTAATGTTACCAGTCAGCCTGTCAATCCTgctctgaaaactgaaacaagtTTTAGCTTTCAAATGAcccactcaaacaaaaaaaaaaaaaagaggaaaacatggaAATAGGCCTCTAACGTAAAAATAGTCCGTGGCCCTCGTGTACCCTTAACGGTCGCCAGTTTTGTATTTTAGCTCTTGTCATTCCAGTATTACACACGGAGAGATTTAATTTCACTTGTACAGTTTCTGCTTTGAAGTGTGTATGACCCCATGGCCTATATAAAAATTTCATTCGTCCACAGTCAAGAGTACTCACTTGCAGCGTTTACTGTCATTAACTGTTTGCTGTTATTTATCAGTAGACTATGTTACCTCGCATGGTTTTGCAGATCATATAAAGATCCACTCCTTCATTAACTAAGTGTTATAAAATGTtctcaaatgtttaaaaagtcatttaataATAATCATATGCTCTTGTTTTCAGCTCATGTTAGACAACTAGCCTCCATATAATATTTATGAATTATAGGAGAGCACATGTTGCCTGTCGGGAGAGcgtggagcaaaaaaaaaaagagtccacAGTTACAGCTTAAATAGTCATGCTTATAAACTATTTACCTCAAAAA includes the following:
- the spag6 gene encoding sperm-associated antigen 6, yielding MSQRHVLQVFEQYQKARTQFVQTVAELATRPQNIETLQNAGVMSLLRPLLLDVVPTIQQTAALALGRLANYNDDLAEAVVKGDILPQLVYSLAEQNRFYKKAAAFVLRAVAKHSPELAQAVVDCGALDALVTSLEEFDPGVKEAAAWALGYIARHNGQLSQAVVDAGAVPLLVLCIQEPEIALKRIAASALSDIAKHSPELAQTVVDTGAVAHLAQMILNPDAKLKRQVFSALSQISKHSVDLAEMVVEAEIFPAVLVCLKDPDEYVRKNVTTLMREITKHTPELSQMIVNAGGIAAVVDYLGDSKGSVRLPGIMMLGYVAAHSENLAMAVIVSKGVPQLAICLVDEPEDHIKAATAWSLGQIGRHTPEHARAVAVANVLPKLLGLYLDTESSEDLQVKAKKALKSILQKCTYLPALEPLLYEAPSNILKHVICQFSKVLPHDSKARRLFVTSGGLKKVQEIKAEPGSAIQEYINAINNCYPEEIVRYYSPGYSEALLERVETYQPV